The Pseudopipra pipra isolate bDixPip1 chromosome 6, bDixPip1.hap1, whole genome shotgun sequence genome includes a region encoding these proteins:
- the MGA gene encoding MAX gene-associated protein isoform X8, whose protein sequence is MEKQQIVLASRDGGTVSGAAPAFFVILKQQQGNGKADQGILVANHDACALASSVSTPVKPRVKTCLPADCVSGGITVTLDNNSMWNEFYHRNTEMILTKQGRRMFPYCRYWITGLNSSQKYILVMDISPVDNHRYKWNGRWWEPSGKAEPHVLGRVFIHPESPSTGQFWMHQPVSFYKLKLTNNTLDQEGHIILHSMHRYLPRLHLVPANKATEVIQLNGPDVHTFTFPQTEFFAVTAYQNIQITQLKIDYNPFAKGFRDDGLNSRPQRDVKQNSNSELEGGDVFSAAGICGRPAEVDALEVHQRSLDSSLIGQNPSDIKLNKESFNAEGDFLGLLDTDLSSGVMPKLKQEVSESPIASSYESTSRVASPLDPNGHFNVVIKEEPADDYDYDSNICIQGITVKQEDTDEETDEYSNTDDDDPIVQKHLMRRRETDGTDGEFRSRKRMLTSPSGVAKAKMLKLDSGKMPVVYLEPCAVTKSTVKISELPQTMLSSCKKDKSPLSAILDSLPVCFENHKDSYSGTVTEELVMKKESPGSKMSQKYSSIGEAQWTLSKSPNLNLRGSVNCDFSDKEICSRRRPGILKNPMSLKGSGNNQSTLSSVTTKRGRPRKLKISKAGRPPKGIGKTVITSKNTSLGPGSILPDVKPDLEDVDGVLFVSFASKEALDINTVDRAGGEESQNLQAPLLTTSDPDCQARIHVLEKELMEELKTLRHKQVIHPSLQEVGLKLNSVDPTMSIDLKYLGVQLPLSYSNYSLWSYPGTNPNSPDTGFPFVSRTGKTNDFTKIKGWRGKLHGASRNEGGSSEGSLKNRSAFCSDKLDEYLENEGKLMETSMGFSSNTPTSPVVYQLPTKSTSYVRTLDSVLKKQSTVIPSTSFTFKPVPPSSTSRKTKTQTRQTSMNSRVKSSYKPILPSPFPAKQKQNSSVSGEKASKSASSLSNQGDGFVLPAVDENTFPKQISLRQTPHQQAARPPGLSKSQVKLMDLEDCALWDGKPRTYITEERADISLATLLTAQASLKSKPIHKIIRRRAPPCNNDFCRLGCVCASLALEKRQPTHCRRPDCMFGCTCLKRRVLLVKGGSKHKKMMKKAVRGNLVLYGTQGQQQEDEDVEEEGDGEEELKQKDKKKRKRVEYTICDSEPEQPVRNCPLWVKVEGEIDPEPIYVPTPSVVEPVKSTVLPNPEVLLSSKNRSSSGIKPGRVYTPKPNPVIREEDKDPVYVYFESLMTCARVRVYEYKREEKKQQKDKSDSQSCSIKQEHEPEFQSPEKATCEVDKDTNKPREKSWCSSRSEGDSFSTSYVHHTTQGEPTKLIEIISDCNLEEDHNKILTILSQHINSNVPQCLKVGSFFIELASEHKAQDENHPPVCSSRVKISVPSYQDKDEKPEIPVLETPDSAVSSCSNSENVKVMRADPMDKLREKLHWGKGLPFYAGVSPAGKLVVYKCKANMSPSGLIQVNDKRYPQAKLLLGQMGALHPANRLAAYITGRLQPTVLHIAALSTVISKVASSAKTPASGTTSVQGPTTSTPKTTSSTSTTSTPTVTTLKTHVPAQRQIAARPSPGGVFAQFVINKAGTLQQKIPGASTRQPASRPQLLSIKPTPITVVAPVVPSTPSPAQCIVSPGVTTATTTSPVTVESTGVAASTVTTPSQTTASEPACSPAITITAAPATPGINTCTTASSTTSTATVNITKPTGIVAAVATTSFPKTVVTPPTITCPVVTTSTSTVVLTTAAAATLTSSAVSVPMILSGVNSSPPQNPKREDATPQAASKTPPKIAPGTDKRVGPRLLLIPVHQTPSALRPLNNTQIAQRQRMVLQPLRSPGAVNLFRHPNGQIIQLVPLQQVRTAGAQPSVQPVMLRNPGSVVGIRLPAPSKPPESPVSPTSSVSSTSHATNSAVQTAVPKLSPPSNPATQTSSLLPSVTSFVSQSGTLTLRISSSAVSNITNQTASESKVTCSAGGLPATTANFIPLQSGSFALLQLPGQKTVPNSILHHFASLQMKKEYRKICKKEDSGAAQQKENGKAPCSDDTEVTESEVTVSDGKQEENELLINQLNTAEESPSGTITPSGDRNSTALEMAENSKVLESSCGDSFSSQHDVSADVVSSDHSYISEKPNDEEEKGPSEEKEDSISTETAVEAVSANSETVCGSSDQTSVAPLDNAHPQSLENRETALLKDHGNEQINAEQEEKPIKEQEGDGQTQAKEDKKASSGQSQSQSEQDTQLENDDKQRGTELSQNKQECRDEAAQPGMERKEYKGSTKAESIGEKTGIKCEISSAKEQDNASGGEHTVNTEEDKGNLARQEGSNNKEQNAFDSPEEMKTGHDIVTHVNSSWSKISSIVPPLENRSEVGNRTDTSEESDFMTPPEQRAHGKCYTPTIDITADDMEEDEEEDEEEEEEDEKTDDSADEMLDGASDFPSEEEIDVEKVLVQTGPEDS, encoded by the exons ATGGAGAAACAGCAAATTGTCTTGGCTAGCCGGGACGGCGGGACCGTGTCTGGTGCAGCACCTGCTTTTTTTGTCATCTTGAAACAACAGCAGGGAAATGGAAAAGCTGACCAAGGAATCCTGGTAGCAAACCACGATGCTTGTGCTCTCGCCAGCAGTGTATCAACTCCAGTAAAACCCAGAGTCaagacctgcctcccagctgacTGTGTCTCAGGGGGCATTACTGTCACTCTGGATAACAACAGCATGTGGAATGAATTCTACCATCGCAACACAGAGATGATTCTGACGAAGCAGGGGAGGCGCATGTTCCCGTATTGCCGATACTGGATTACAGGTCTGAATTCCAGTCAGAAGTACATCCTAGTCATGGACATATCCCCTGTGGATAATCACCGATACAAATGGAATGGCCGTTGGTGGGAGCCCAGTGGGAAGGCAGAACCACATGTTCTTGGGCGAGTGTTTATTCATCCGGAATCACCTTCCACTGGCCAGTTCTGGATGCACCAGCCGGTGTCCTTCTACAAACTTAAACTTACCAACAATACCCTGGACCAGGAGGGTCACATAATCTTGCATTCTATGCACCGTTATCTGCCACGACTTCACTTGGTGCCTGCAAACAAAGCCACAGAAGTCATTCAGCTTAATGGCCCTGATGTCCATACGTTTACCTTTCCACAGACAGAATTCTTCGCAGTTACAGCCTACCAGAACATCCAGATTACCCAGCTGAAAATTGATTACAATCCATTTGCTAAAGGATTCAGAGATGATGGGTTGAATAGTCGACCTCAGCGTGATGTGAAACAGAACAGTAACTCGGAATTGGAGGGAGGTGATGTTTTTAGTGCTGCTGGCATTTGTGGTCGCCCTGCTGAAGTTGATGCATTAGAAGTGCATCAGAGAAGTTTAGATTCTTCACTGATTGGTCAAAACCCATCAGACATCAAGCTTAACAAAGAGTCTTTTAATGCAGAAGGAGACTTTCTGGGTCTCCTGGACACTGACCTGTCTTCAGGTGTTATGCCAAAGCTAAAACAAGAAGTCTCTGAAAG TCCCATTGCTAGCAGTTACGAAAGCACTTCTCGTGTGGCATCTCCGTTGGACCCGAATGGACACTTTAATGTAGTCATTAAAGAGGAACCAGCAGATGACTATGACTATGACTCAAATATTTGCATACAAGGTATAACTGTGAAACAGGAAGACACAGATGAAGAAACTGATGAGTATTCCAACACTGATGATGATGATCCCATTGTACAGAAGCACCTAATGAGACGCCGTGAAACAGATGGAACTGATGGAGAATTCAGGTCTAGGAAGCGTATGCTGACCAGTCCTTCAGGTGTTGCCAAAGCAAAAATGTTAAAACTGGATAGTGGTAAGATGCCTGTGGTCTATTTAGAACCTTGTGCAGTCACAAAGAGCACAGTGAAGATATCTGAGCTGCCACAGACCATGCTTTCCTCTTGCAAGAAGGACAAATCCCCTTTGAGTGCAATCCTGGATTCTTTGCCTGTGTGTTTTGAAAATCACAAAGATTCTTACTCAGGCACTGTCACCGAGGAGTTAGTTATGAAAAAAGAATCTCCTGGGAGTAAAATGTCACAGAAATACTCTTCAATTGGAGAGGCCCAGTGGACTCTATCCAAATCACCTAATCTTAATCTCAGGGGCTCAGTAAATTGTGACTTTTCAGACAAAGAAATCTGTAGCAGAAGAAGGCCTGGTATACTGAAGAATCCTATGTCCCTCAAAGGCTCTGGTAACAATCAAAGCACCCTATCATCAGTTACAACTAAAAGAGGAAGGCCACGCAAACTGAAAATTTCCAAGGCTGGTCGACCACCTAAAGGTATAGGGAAAACTGTAATAACAAGCAAAAACACCTCTCTGGGGCCTGGGAGTATCCTTCCAGATGTTAAACCGGACCTCGAAGATGTTGATGGTGTCCTTTTTGTGTCCTTTGCATCAAAG GAAGCTCTTGACATTAACACTGTCGATAGAGCTGGAGGAGAAGAGTCACAGAATCTTCAGGCTCCTCTGTTGACTACAAGTGATCCAG ACTGTCAAGCAAGAATACATGTGCTGGAAAAGGAATTGATGGAAGAGCTGAAGACCTTGAGGCATAAGCAAGTAATACATCCTAGCCTTCAGGAAG TGGGATTGAAGTTGAATTCTGTGGACCCAACAATGAGCATCGACTTGAAATATTTGGGTGTGCAGCTTCCTCTTTCCTACTCAAATTACTCTTTGTGGAGCTATCCAGGAACCAATCCCAATTCTCCAG atACTggctttccttttgtttccaggacaggaaaaacaaatgatTTCACAAAAATCAAAGGCTGGCGAGGGAAGCTTCATGGCGCTTCTAGAaatgaag gtGGCAGTTCGGAAGGTTCATTGAAGAATCGCTCAGCGTTCTGTAGTGACAAGCTGGATGAGTACCTGGAAAATGAAGGGAAATTGATGGAAACAAGTATGGGGTTCTCTTCTAACACACCCACTTCTCCTGTGGTGTATCAGCTTCCCACTAAGAGCACTAGCTATGTGCGAACACTCGACAGTGTTTTAAAGAAGCAGTCCACTGTAATTCCATCAACATCTTTCACGTTCAAGCCTGTTCCTCCATCATCTACCTCTAGGAAGACAAAGACTCAAACCAGACAGACATCTATGAACAGTAGAGTAAAGTCATCTTACAAGCCTATTCTGCCTTCACCTtttcctgcaaagcagaaacagaacTCATCCGTGTCAGGGGAAAAGGCTTCTAAGTCTGCTAGCAGTTTGAGTAACCAGGGAGATGGTTTTGTGCTGCCAGCTGTGGatgaaaatacatttccaaAACAGATTAGTTTGCGTCAAACGCCACATCAACAAGCAGCTCGTCCACCAGGTTTGTCTAAATCTCAAGTGAAGTTAATGGACTTGGAAGACTGTGCTCTCTGGGATGGGAAACCACGTACCTATATTACGGAAGAGCGAGCAGACATCTCTCTGGCAACCCTGCTTACAGCTCAG GCATCTCTTAAAAGCAAACCTATCCACAAAATAATAAGACGACGAGCACCTCCTTGCAATAATGATTTCTGTCGACTGGGTTGTGTATGTGCCAGTCTAGCGCTGGAGAAACGTCAGCCTACCCACTGCCGCAGGCCAGACTGTATGTTTGGTTGTACTTGCTTGAAGAGAAGAGTATTGCTGGTGAAGGGAGGATCAAAACATaagaaaatgatgaaaaagGCTGTTCGTGGAAATCTTGTGCTGTACGGAACACAAGGACAACAGCAAGAGGATGAAGATGTGGAAGAAGAGGGTGATGGGGAAGAAGAGCTGAAGCAGAAAGataagaagaagagaaaaagagtgGAATACA ctATCTGTGACTCAGAGCCAGAACAACCTGTTAGGAATTGTCCATTGTGGGTGAAGGTAGAAGGTGAAATAGATCCAGAGCCCATTTACGTCCCAACACCATCTGTTGTTGAACCGGTTAAATCTACGGTACTGCCCAACCCAGAGGTCTTGCTTTCTAGTAAGAACAGATCTTCCAGTGGAATAAAACCAGGCAGAGTGTATACACCTAAACCCAATCCAGTG attcGAGAGGAGGACAAGGATCCTGTCTACGTGTACTTTGAAAGTTTGATGACTTGTGCAAGGGTGCGAGTATATGAATacaaaagagaggagaaaaagcagcaaaaagacAAAAGTGATTCACAGAGTTGTAGTATAAAG CAGGAGCATGAACCAGAGTTTCAGTCTCCTGAGAAGGCAACCTGTGAGGTAGACAAAGACACTAATAAACCAAGAG AGAAAAGCTGGTGTTCTTCCCGTAGTGAGGGGGACTCTTTCTCCACCTCCTATGTTCATCACACCACTCAAGGTGAACCAACCAAACTTATTGAGATTATCTCTGACTGCAACTTGGAGGAAGATCACAATAAGATCTTGACCATCTTATCGCAGCATATCAACAGTAACGTGCCACAGTGCCTCAAAGTGGGTAGCTTCTTTATTGAATTGGCTTCGGAACACAAGGCCCAGGATGAGAACCACCCTCCTGTCTGCTCCTCCAGAGTGAAAATTTCAGTGCCGTCCTACCAGGACAAGGATGAGAAGCCTGAGATACCTGTCCTGGAGACTCCTGATAGCGCAGTGTCATCATGCAGTAACTCAGAAAATGTAAAGGTCATGCGGGCAGACCCAATGGACAAACTGCGGGAGAAGTTGCACTGGGGCAAAGGCTTGCCTTTTTATGCAGGGGTTTCTCCTGCAGGAAAACTGGTTGTCTACAAATGCAAAGCTAATATGAGCCCCTCAGGCTTGATTCAG GTTAATGATAAAAGGTATCCTCAGGCCAAACTGCTTTTGGGACAGATGGGGGCATTGCATCCTGCCAATCGGCTAGCAGCTTATATCACAGGCAGGCTGCAGCCCACAGTACTTCATATCGCAGCCCTCAGTACTGTGATCTCCAAGGTAGCATCCAGTGCTAAAACACCTGCTTCTGGGACAACATCAGTCCAGGGCCCCACAACATCAACTCCTAAAACTACATCTTCCACCAGCACTACTTCAACCCCCACTGTGACGACTCTGAAAACCCATGTCCCAGCACAGAGACAGATAG CTGCCCGACCCTCCCCTGGTGGTGTGTTTGCCCAGTTTGTGATAAACAAAGCTGGAACTCTACAGCAGAAGATTCCTGGAGCGAGCACACGCCAGCCTGCGTCAAGGCCACAGTTGCTCAGTATCAAGCCTACACCGATCACAGTTGTTGCTCCTGTTGTTCCTTCAACACCATCTCCAGCTCAGTGCATAGTCTCTCCTGGGGTCACTACAGCCACCACCACTTCTCCAGTTACTGTGGAAAGTACCGGTGTAGCGGCATCTACTGTGACCACTCCTAGCCAGACAACAGCTAGTGAACCTGCCTGCTCTCCTGCAATTACAatcacagctgctcctgcaaCACCTGGAATCAACACCTGTACTACTGCCTCATCCACCACTTCTACTGCTACTGTAAACATAACAAAACCAACAGGGATTGTTGCAGCAGTAGCAACTACATCATTCCCTAAGACTGTAGTGACACCACCAACTATTACTTGTCCTGTTGTCACAACATCCACTTCTACAGTTGTACTAacaacagctgcagcagctaCACTAACTTCCTCTGCTGTTTCTGTTCCAATGATACTGTCAGGAGTTAATTCGAGTCCTCCACAGAATCCAAAAAGAG aagATGCTACTCCACAAGCTGCAAGTAAGACTCCCCCAAAGATAGCTCCTGGAACAGACAAACGTGTCGGACCTCGATTGTTGCTGATCCCAGTGCATCAGACACCTTCTGCTTTGCGACCGCTAAACAACACGCAGATTGCGCAGAGACAGAGGATGGTCCTTCAGCCTCTCAGGAGCCCTGGTGCTGTAAACCTGTTCAGACACCCTAATGGGCAGATCATTCAGCTTGTTCCCCTGCAGCAGGTTCGAACTGCAGGTGCCCAGCCCAGTGTGCAACCTGTGATGCTCCGCAATCCAG GATCTGTTGTAGGAATCCGGTTGCCTGCACCTTCTAAGCCTCCTGAGTCACCTGTGTCTCCCACTTCCTCTGTGTCTTCCACTTCTCATGCCACAAATTCAGCTGTACAAACTGCAGTACCTAAGTTATCCCCTCCATCTAACCCAGCCACTCAAAcatcttctcttcttccttcagtAACAAGTTTCGTGTCGCAGTCAGGCACTCTGACTCTGAGGATCTCTTCCTCTGCTGTTAGCAACATCACAAATCAAACAGCCTCTGAGTCTAAAGTAACCTGCAGTGCAGGTGGTCTGCCAGCTACCACCGCTAATTTCATACCTTTACAGTCTGGTAGTTTTGCTTTACTTCAGCTCCCAGGACAGAAGACTGTGCCAAACTCCATTCTTCACCATTTTGCGTCTCTTCAGATGAAGAAGGAATACAGGAAAATATGCAAGAAGGAGGACTCAGGTGCTGCTCAGCAGAAGGAGAATGGGAAGGCTCCATGCTCAGATGACACAGAAGTTACAGAGTCTGAGGTCACAGTTTCAGAtggaaaacaagaagaaaatgagttGTTGATTAACCAGTTAAATACTGCTGAAGAGTCACCATCTGGCACAATCACACCTAGTGGTGATAGAAATTCCACTGCTTTAGAGATGGCAGAGAACTCAAAGGTGCTAGAGAGTTCTTGTGGTGATAGCTTTTCTTCTCAGCATGATGTTTCTGCAGATGTTGTATCATCTGACCATTCGTACATCAGTGAGAAGCCAaatgatgaagaagaaaaagggccTTCTGAGGAGAAAGAGGATTCTATCAGTACTGAAACTGCAGTGGAGGCTGTTTCAGCTAATTCTGAAACTGTTTGTGGGTCATCAGATCAGACTTCAGTTGCTCCTCTGGATAACGCACATCCACAGAGTCTTGAAAATCGGGAGACCGCCCTCTTGAAGGACCATGGGAATGAACAAATAAATGCTGAGCAGGAAGAGAAACCAATAAAAGAGCAAGAAGGAGATGGACAGACACAGGCGAAGGAGGACAAGAAAGCAAGTTCTGGGCAGTCACAGAGTCAATCAGAGCAAGATACACAGCTGGAGAATGACGACAAACAACGAGGGACTGAACTGTCTCAGAACAAACAAGAATGTCGGGATGAAGCTGCACAGCCAGGTATGGAAAGGAAGGAGTACAAGGGCTCtacaaaagcagaaagcataggagagaaaacaggaatTAAGTGTGAAATCAGTTCTGCAAAAGAGCAGGATAACGCTTCAGGAGGAGAACATACAGTCAATACTGAGGAAGACAAAGGAAACCTAGCTAGGCAGGAAGGCAGTAAcaacaaagaacaaaatgcttttgattctccagaagaaatgaaaacaggTCATGATATTGTAACACATGTCAACAGTTCTTGGAGCAAAATATCTAGCATTGTACCCCCTTTAGAAAATAGAAGCGAGGTGGGTAACAGAACTGATACATCAGAAGAAAGTGACTTCATGACACCACCAGAACAGAGGGCACATGGAAAGTGTTACACACCCACTATTGATATAACTGCTGATGATATGgaagaggatgaagaggaagatgaggaggaggaagaagaggatgaAAAAACTGATGATTCTGCTGATGAGATGCTGGATGGTGCTTCTGACTTCCCAAGTGAAGAGGAAATAGATGTTGAAAAAGTG CTGGTACAAACAGGtccagaagattcctaa